One window from the genome of Geoalkalibacter sp. encodes:
- a CDS encoding FkbM family methyltransferase, translated as MRQLKKKIANFLIGKKGFVAPLTDAADISRLIYSLSPIKTSKDLIRLGPDGDGGYLVPDDLVGVEACFSPGVNLVSDFEKACADRGMQVFLADKSVDSPAVLHQNFQFTKKYIGAFNDNDFMTIDSWVSGSLINKECDLILQIDIEGYEYEVFLSCSEKLMSRFRIIVAEFHDLDQLWNRPFYLMASRVFEKINKTHACVHIHPNNYYGVYKKFDIEMPKLAEFTFLRNDRIESFEYEKNFPHPLDRDNTKNKTIVLPNSWLRK; from the coding sequence AAGGATTTGTAGCGCCGTTGACCGATGCCGCCGATATTTCTCGGTTGATATATAGTCTTTCGCCTATAAAAACTAGCAAAGATTTGATTAGACTGGGGCCGGATGGAGATGGGGGTTATTTAGTCCCAGATGATTTGGTGGGCGTTGAGGCCTGTTTTTCACCAGGTGTTAATCTGGTTTCAGATTTTGAAAAAGCCTGTGCTGATCGCGGCATGCAGGTTTTTTTGGCTGATAAATCTGTCGATTCCCCTGCGGTGTTGCATCAGAATTTTCAATTCACCAAAAAGTATATTGGTGCATTTAACGATAATGATTTTATGACAATTGACTCATGGGTCAGCGGCTCCTTAATAAATAAGGAATGTGATTTGATTTTGCAAATTGATATAGAAGGGTATGAATATGAGGTTTTTCTAAGTTGTTCTGAAAAACTCATGAGTAGATTTAGAATTATAGTCGCAGAGTTTCATGATTTAGATCAATTATGGAATAGGCCGTTTTATCTGATGGCATCTAGAGTGTTCGAAAAAATAAATAAAACACATGCTTGCGTGCATATCCATCCAAATAATTACTATGGTGTCTATAAAAAATTCGATATAGAGATGCCAAAATTGGCAGAATTTACCTTTCTGAGGAATGATAGGATTGAAAGTTTTGAATATGAAAAAAATTTTCCACATCCTTTGGATCGTGACAATACCAAAAACAAAACAATCGTTTTGCCAAATTCTTGGCTAAGAAAATAG